The Populus trichocarpa isolate Nisqually-1 chromosome 11, P.trichocarpa_v4.1, whole genome shotgun sequence genome has a segment encoding these proteins:
- the LOC18103030 gene encoding L-type lectin-domain containing receptor kinase VII.1: MKNTFLSLSLLASWIEMKKFNNKLDLVLLLLPIILFLQPISAIDFVFNGFNSSSVSLYGSAIIESRILTLTNQTSFQIGRALYPTKIPTKAPNSSFVYPFSTSFIFAMVPYKNVLPGHGLAFLFVPFTSIQSSISAQYLGFLNRTNGNRSDDHLLGIEFDVFANEEFSDMNDNHVGIDVNTLTSIKAADAGYWPDNSRSSSNENTSDEDSNSFKEQDLNNGKNYQVWIDYEDSIINVTMAPAGMKRPTRPLLNVSLNLSDVFEDEMYVGFTSSTGLLVENHKILAWSFSNSNFSLSERLITTGLPSFVLPKDPFYRSKVFIAGATVGGVLLREEMEDWELEYWPHQVRYQEIEAATKGFSEENVIGIGGNGKVYKGVLPGGTEIAVKRISHENDGMREFLAEISSLGRLKHRSLVGLRGWCKRERGVFMLVYDYMENGSLEKRVFDCDESKMLSCEERIRILKDVASALLYLHEGWDSQVLHRDIKASNVLLDKDMNGRLGDFGLARVHGHGQVPSTTRVVGTIGYMAPEVVRSGRASARTDVFGFGVLILEVMCGRRPIEEGQPPLLESVWQLMMQGQSLYALDERLKARGEQFDEGEVERMLHLGLLCAYPDSKGRPTMRQVVKVMEGNNELSEIESEDLDACLLQQMKSTDLWSSHSSHGSHPTFDEIRRHHSSSMSLSWSNTTVEGR, translated from the exons ATGAAAAACAccttcctttctctttctctccttgCTTCTTGGATTGAAATGAAGAAATTCAACAACAAGCTTGATCTTGTCTTGCTTCTACTTCCTATAATCCTGTTTTTGCAACCCATATCGGCTATTGACTTTGTCTTCAATGGATTCAATTCCTCTAGTGTTTCACTCTATGGCTCTGCCATCATTGAATCTCGCATTCTTACACTTACAAATCAAACATCTTTCCAAATTGGCCGTGCTTTGTACCCAACAAAGATACCAACCAAAGCTCCAAATTCTTCATTTGTGTATCCATTTTccacttcttttatttttgctatgGTCCCTTACAAGAATGTTCTTCCTGGGCATGGCCtggcttttctttttgtgcccTTTACAAGCATTCAAAGCTCTATTTCAGCTCAATATTTAGGCTTTCTGAATCGTACGAACGGTAACCGTTCAGATGATCATCTGCTTGGCATCGAGTTTGATGTGTTCGCAAATGAAGAATTCAGTGATATGAATGACAATCATGTTGGAATAGATGTAAATACACTTACATCAATTAAAGCAGCAGATGCAGGCTATTGGCCTGATAATTCAAGGAGCAGCAGCAATGAGAACACCAGTGATGAGGATAGTAATTCTTTCAAGGAACAGGATCTAAATAATGGTAAAAACTACCAAGTTTGGATTGACTATGAAGATTCTATAATTAATGTTACTATGGCTCCGGCCGGCATGAAAAGGCCTACCAGGCCTTTATTGAATGTGTCTCTTAATCTATCTGATGTTTTTGAGGATGAGATGTATGTGGGATTCACTTCTTCAACCGGACTACTTGTTGAAAATCACAAGATTTTGGCATGGAGCTTTAGCAATTCCAATTTTTCGTTGAGTGAGAGGTTAATCACTACTGGGTTGCCATCGTTCGTTCTTCCAAAAGATCCATTTTATCGGTCTAAAGTGTTCATTGCAGGAGCCACAGTGGGAGGGGTCCTTCTT AGAGAGGAAATGGAGGATTGGGAATTGGAGTACTGGCCACATCAAGTTAGGTATCAAGAAATCGAGGCAGCAACAAAAGGATTCAGTGAAGAAAATGTTATTGGAATCGGAGGAAATGGAAAGGTCTATAAGGGTGTTTTACCAGGAGGGACAGAGATTGCAGTGAAGCGCATTTCACATGAAAATGATGGGATGAGGGAGTTTTTAGCTGAAATTTCAAGTCTTGGAAGGTTGAAGCATAGGAGTTTGGTGGGGCTGAGAGGTTGGtgcaagagagaaagaggagtcTTCATGTTGGTATATGACTACATGGAAAATGGGAGTTTGGAGAAGAGGGTGTTCGATTGTGATGAGAGTAAAATGTTGAGCTGTGAAGAGAGAATAAGAATTTTGAAAGATGTGGCTTCTGCATTATTGTATCTGCACGAGGGATGGGATTCTCAAGTCCTACACAGAGACATTAAGGCCAGCAACGTGTTACTTGACAAGGATATGAATGGAAGGTTAGGTGATTTTGGATTGGCTCGAGTGCACGGGCATGGTCAAGTGCCTAGCACCACGCGGGTGGTTGGAACCATAGGATACATGGCACCTGAGGTGGTTCGAAGTGGAAGAGCCTCAGCTCGAACCGATGTGTTTGGTTTTGGGGTCTTGATTTTGGAGGTCATGTGTGGAAGGAGGCCTATAGAAGAAGGGCAGCCACCTTTGTTAGAATCGGTTTGGCAGTTGATGATGCAAGGGCAGTCACTTTATGCCTTGGATGAGCGACTAAAGGCTAGAGGAGAACAATTTGACGAAGGAGAAGTAGAGAGAATGCTTCATCTAGGCTTATTGTGTGCATATCCTGACTCTAAAGGGCGGCCGACAATGAGGCAAGTAGTGAAGGTCATGGAGGGCAATAATGAGCTTAGTGAGATTGAAAGTGAGGATCTGGATGCATGTTTGCTACAACAGATGAAGTCTACGGATTTGTGGTCGAGTCATTCTAGCCATGGATCGCACCCAacttttgatgaaattagacGACACCACTCATCTTCTATGTCTTTATCTTGGAGCAATACTACTGTGGAGGGTAGGTGA